From a region of the Lepus europaeus isolate LE1 chromosome 17, mLepTim1.pri, whole genome shotgun sequence genome:
- the LOC133776376 gene encoding zinc finger protein 84-like has product MLTRSLQLQVMIEFKDLAVYFSWEEWQKMSNAQKIMYRDVMLETYSSLFSLGHCTTKPDLIFKLEQGAEPWIVEECLNQSLPVAMKRDDLIWTNQKNQDKNLSQHVMKNNKTSTLKRVELRKKLNLSSTHQRIHTGEKPYECNDCGNAFRKKSELRKHQITHTGEKPHECNDCGNAFHRKSELIKHQITHTREKPHECNDCGKAFGQKSHLIRHQKIHTGEKPHECNICGKAFGWKSDLIMHQRIHTGEKPYECNDCGKAFCSTSHLISHRRIHTGEKPYQCNDCGKAFGFKSVLIKHQRIHTGQKPYECDNCGKAFGSNSALSRHQKRFTGKKPYKCIHCGKSFCLKSHLIAHWRIHTGEKPYQSNDCGKAFGFKSVLSIHQRIHTGQKPYECDNCGKAFRSKSALSRHQKRFTGKKPYKCIHCGKSFCLKSHLIAHQRIHTGEKVYECDDCGKAFTYKPTLLRHQQIHRGKTL; this is encoded by the exons ATGTTGACCAGAAGTCTTCAATTACAGGTGATGATAGAATTTAAAGACCTGGCTGTGTACTTTagctgggaggaatggcagaaaatGAGCAATGCTCAGAAAATCATGtacagagatgtgatgctggagacctacagcagccttttctccttgg GGCACTGCACtaccaaacctgacttgatcttcaagttggagcaaggagcagagccatggATAGTGGAAGAATGCCTGAATCAAAGCCTTccag ttgccATGAAAAGGGATGACCTGATTTGGACCAACCAGAAAAATCAGGACAAAAATCTGAGTcagcatgttatgaaaaataacaaaacatctaCTCTcaagagagttgaattaagaaaaaaacttaatttaagttcaacacatcagagaattcacacaggggagaaaccttatgaatgtaatgactgtggaaatgcCTTTCGTAAGAAGTCAGAACTCAGAAAGCATCAGATaactcacacaggggagaaacctcatgaatgtaatgactgtggaaatgcCTTTCACAGGAAGTCAGAACTCATAAAGCATCAGATAACTCACAcaagggagaaacctcatgaatgtaacgactgtggaaaagcctttggccagaagtcacaccTTATAaggcatcagaaaattcacacaggggagaaacctcatgaatgtaatatCTGTGGAAAAGCTTTTGGCTGGAAGTCAGACCtcataatgcatcagagaattcacacaggggagaaaccttatgaatgtaatgactgtggaaaagccttttgctCTACATCACATCTCATTTCACAccggagaattcacacaggggagaaaccttatcaatgtaatgactgtggaaaagcctttggctttAAGTCAGTCCTcatcaaacatcagagaattcacacagggcaaaaaccttatgaatgtgaTAACTGTGGAAAAGCGTTTGGCTCTAATTCAGCCCTCAGCAGACATCAAAAACGTTTCACAGGGAAGAAACCTTACAAATGCATTCACTGTGGAAAATCCTTTTGCTTAAAATCACATCTCATTGCACActggagaattcacacaggggagaaaccttatcaaagtaatgactgtggaaaagcctttggctttAAGTCAGTCCTCAGcatacatcagagaattcacacagggcaaaaaccttatgaatgtgaTAACTGTGGAAAAGCGTTTCGCTCTAAGTCAGCCCTCAGCAGACATCAAAAACGTTTCACAGGGAAGAAACCTTACAAATGCATTCACTGTGGAAAATCCTTTTGCTTAAAATCACATCTCATtgcacaccagagaattcacacaggggagaaagtTTATGAAtgtgatgactgtggaaaagcctttacttATAAGCCAACCCTCCTCAGACATCAGCAAATTCACAGGggaaaaaccttatga